A window of the Gorilla gorilla gorilla isolate KB3781 chromosome 8, NHGRI_mGorGor1-v2.1_pri, whole genome shotgun sequence genome harbors these coding sequences:
- the ADRA2A gene encoding alpha-2A adrenergic receptor: MFRQEQPLAEGSFAPMGSLQPDAGNASWNGTEAPGGGARATPYSLQVTLTLVCLAGLLMLLTVFGNVLVIIAVFTSRALKAPQNLFLVSLASADILVATLVIPFSLANEVMGYWYFGKAWCEIYLALDVLFCTSSIVHLCAISLDRYWSITQAIEYNLKRTPRRIKAIIITVWVISAVISFPPLISIEKKGGGGGPQPAEPRCEINDQKWYVISSCIGSFFAPCLIMILVYVRIYQIAKRRTRVPPSRRGPDAVAAPPGGAERRPNGLGPERSAGPGGAEAEPLPTQLNGAPGEPAPAGPRDADALDLEESSSSDHAERPPGPRRPERGPRGKGKARASQVKPGDSLPRRGPGATGIGTPAAGPGEERVGAAKASRWRGRQNREKRFTFVLAVVIGVFVVCWFPFFFTYTLTAVGCSVPRTLFKFFFWFGYCNSSLNPVIYTIFNHDFRRAFKKILCRGDRKRIV, from the coding sequence ATGTTCCGCCAGGAGCAGCCGTTGGCCGAGGGCAGCTTTGCGCCCATGGGCTCCCTGCAGCCGGACGCGGGCAACGCGAGCTGGAACGGGACCGAGGCGCCGGGGGGCGGCGCCCGGGCCACCCCTTACTCCCTGCAGGTGACGCTGACGCTGGTGTGCCTGGCCGGCCTGCTCATGCTGCTCACGGTCTTCGGCAACGTGCTCGTCATCATCGCCGTGTTCACGAGCCGCGCGCTCAAGGCGCCCCAAAACCTCTTCCTGGTGTCTCTGGCCTCGGCCGACATCCTGGTGGCCACGCTCGTCATCCCTTTCTCGCTGGCCAACGAGGTCATGGGCTACTGGTACTTCGGCAAGGCGTGGTGCGAGATCTACCTGGCGCTCGACGTGCTCTTCTGCACGTCGTCCATCGTGCACTTGTGCGCCATCAGCCTGGACCGCTACTGGTCCATCACACAGGCCATCGAGTACAACCTGAAGCGCACGCCGCGCCGCATCAAGGCCATCATCATCACCGTGTGGGTCATCTCGGCCGTCATCTCCTTCCCGCCGCTCATCTCCATCGAGAAGaagggcggcggcggcggcccgcAGCCGGCCGAGCCGCGCTGCGAGATCAACGACCAGAAGTGGTACGTCATCTCGTCGTGCATCGGCTCCTTCTTCGCTCCCTGCCTCATCATGATCCTGGTCTACGTGCGCATCTACCAGATCGCCAAGCGTCGCACCCGCGTGCCACCCAGCCGCCGGGGTCCGGACGCCGTCGCCGCGCCGCCGGGGGGCGCCGAGCGCAGGCCCAACGGTCTGGGCCCCGAGCGCAGCGCGGGCCCGGGGGGCGCAGAGGCCGAACCGCTGCCCACCCAGCTCAACGGCGCCCCTGGCGAGCCCGCGCCGGCCGGGCCGCGCGACGCGGACGCGCTGGACCTGGAGGAGAGCTCGTCTTCCGACCACGCCGAGCGGCCTCCAGGGCCCCGCAGACCCGAGCGCGGTCCCCGGGGCAAAGGCAAGGCCCGAGCGAGCCAGGTGAAGCCGGGGGACAGCCTGCCGCGGCGCGGGCCGGGGGCGACGGGGATTGGGACGCCGGCTGCAGGGCCGGGGGAGGAGCGCGTCGGGGCTGCCAAGGCGTCGCGCTGGCGCGGGCGGCAGAACCGCGAGAAGCGCTTCACGTTCGTGCTGGCCGTGGTCATCGGAGTGTTCGTGGTGTGCTGGTTCCCCTTCTTCTTCACCTACACGCTCACGGCCGTCGGGTGCTCCGTGCCACGCACGCTCTTCAAGTTCTTCTTCTGGTTCGGCTACTGCAACAGCTCGCTGAACCCGGTCATCTACACCATCTTCAACCACGATTTCCGCCGCGCCTTCAAGAAGATCCTCTGTCGGGGGGACAGGAAGCGGATCGTGTGA